The following proteins come from a genomic window of Micromonospora echinofusca:
- a CDS encoding SpoIIE family protein phosphatase, whose product MGDGRDRSGGPAAVDHVRIFDAAPSPYLVLDPDLVIVEVNEAYLRATARTREELLGREVFAAFPANPDDPEGTGVPNLRASLLRARETGRADTMALQRYDIPDGAGGFVRRYWSPMNVPILDDHGRVVLLLHRPEDVTDFVRQRQRTRDEQARGESFRRRMEAAEADLYARAQELRGALEAQAVANRRLATLVDLAADLAGCESVAELTEVVVDRGLGALGADGGAVAVRDDTDLLRLTLTDSLGGGARARYAELPLTGPLPSSVSAYTGRTVFLPDRAAALDFAPEMAEVVDTTGLEAWASLPLRVGERLLGALTVGWRAPHPFERREVEVLGAFAAQCAQTLDRIRVHGEQRRTSETLQRSLLSDPPPVAGLDIAVRYHPAVQHEQVGGDWYDAFPAADGATTVVIGDVTGHDRAAMAAMAQIRSTLRGVAYVLGEPPAAIFAGLERALRGLGVSTFASAMVGHVRVPGAAGDPRSAHLTWCNAGHPPPVLVHPDGTARLLVTDPDPLLGVGPLPRRDHETDLEPGATLVLYTDGLVERRDLPIDAGIERLRAAAGRLCHLPLEAFCDALLAGLTAAPDDDVALLVLRVG is encoded by the coding sequence GTGGGCGACGGGCGGGACCGGTCGGGCGGACCGGCGGCGGTGGACCACGTGCGGATCTTCGACGCCGCGCCGTCGCCGTACCTGGTGCTCGATCCGGACCTGGTGATCGTCGAGGTCAACGAGGCGTACCTGCGCGCCACCGCCCGTACCCGGGAGGAGTTGCTCGGGCGGGAGGTGTTCGCCGCGTTCCCAGCGAACCCGGACGACCCGGAGGGCACCGGGGTGCCGAACCTGCGGGCCTCCCTGCTGCGGGCGCGGGAGACGGGGCGGGCGGACACGATGGCGTTGCAGCGCTACGACATCCCCGACGGCGCCGGCGGCTTCGTGCGGCGGTACTGGAGCCCGATGAACGTGCCGATCCTCGACGACCACGGGCGCGTCGTGCTGCTGCTGCACCGGCCCGAGGACGTCACGGACTTCGTCCGGCAACGGCAGCGGACCAGGGACGAACAGGCCCGCGGCGAGAGCTTCCGGCGGCGCATGGAGGCGGCCGAGGCCGACCTGTACGCCCGCGCGCAGGAACTGCGCGGCGCGCTGGAGGCACAGGCGGTGGCAAACCGCCGCCTCGCCACCCTGGTCGACCTGGCCGCCGACCTCGCCGGCTGCGAGAGCGTCGCCGAGTTGACCGAGGTGGTCGTCGACCGGGGACTCGGGGCGCTCGGCGCCGACGGCGGCGCCGTCGCCGTGCGCGACGACACCGACCTGCTGCGGTTGACGTTGACGGACAGCCTCGGCGGCGGCGCCCGCGCCCGCTACGCCGAGCTGCCGCTGACCGGTCCGCTGCCGTCCAGCGTCTCGGCGTACACGGGTCGCACGGTCTTCCTGCCCGACCGGGCCGCCGCGCTGGACTTCGCGCCGGAGATGGCGGAGGTCGTCGACACCACGGGACTGGAGGCGTGGGCCTCACTGCCGCTGCGGGTGGGGGAGCGGCTGCTCGGCGCCCTGACCGTCGGCTGGCGCGCGCCGCACCCGTTCGAGCGGCGCGAGGTGGAGGTGCTGGGCGCGTTCGCGGCGCAGTGCGCGCAGACGCTCGACCGGATCCGGGTGCACGGGGAACAGCGGCGGACCTCGGAGACGCTGCAACGCAGCCTGCTCTCCGACCCGCCGCCGGTGGCAGGCCTCGACATCGCGGTGCGGTACCACCCGGCGGTGCAGCACGAGCAGGTCGGCGGGGACTGGTACGACGCGTTCCCCGCCGCCGACGGGGCCACCACCGTCGTGATCGGCGACGTCACCGGGCACGACCGCGCCGCGATGGCCGCGATGGCCCAGATCCGCAGCACGCTGCGCGGCGTCGCGTACGTGCTGGGTGAGCCGCCGGCGGCCATCTTCGCCGGACTCGAACGGGCCCTGCGCGGGCTGGGTGTGTCGACGTTCGCCTCGGCCATGGTGGGGCACGTGCGCGTTCCGGGCGCCGCAGGCGACCCGCGTTCGGCGCACCTCACCTGGTGCAACGCCGGCCATCCGCCGCCGGTGCTCGTGCACCCGGACGGCACCGCGCGGCTGCTGGTCACCGACCCGGACCCGCTGCTCGGTGTCGGGCCGCTGCCGCGCCGCGACCACGAGACCGACCTCGAACCGGGCGCGACCCTGGTGCTCTACACCGACGGGCTGGTCGAGCGCCGCGACCTGCCCATCGACGCCGGCATCGAACGTCTGCGGGCGGCGGCCGGACGGCTGTGCCACCTGCCGTTGGAGGCGTTCTGCGACGCGCTGCTCGCCGGGCTCACCGCCGCGCCGGACGACGACGTCGCCCTGCTGGTGCTGCGGGTCGGTTGA
- a CDS encoding alpha/beta hydrolase family protein — translation MNATGEYRQEFVEVDGARIGLQVYPDPDGVTDAPLVLITPAMGVRARYYRPFAAALRAAGLAVAVADLRGTGESTPKPSRACRYGYAELTADVGAALGALKARRDGRRTLLLGHSLGGQAALLHLAVHGGHDVDGLALVAVGVPWWRSYPGLRGYGVLPYTQGIAATARLLGVWPGWGFGGRQARGVIRDWAHTARTGRFPHLDGVDAEAAVRALRTPVLAVSVDDDQYTPHETLDHLCAKLAAAPVARERYTAAQAGARMDHFTWVRASGPLAARVARFAADLPAR, via the coding sequence GTGAACGCGACGGGGGAATACCGGCAGGAGTTCGTCGAGGTCGACGGGGCCCGCATCGGGCTACAGGTGTATCCCGATCCGGACGGCGTCACGGACGCCCCGCTGGTGCTGATCACGCCCGCCATGGGGGTCCGGGCGCGCTACTACCGCCCGTTCGCCGCCGCGCTGCGGGCCGCCGGCCTGGCCGTGGCCGTGGCCGACCTGCGCGGCACCGGGGAGAGCACCCCGAAGCCGAGCCGCGCCTGCCGGTACGGCTACGCGGAGCTGACCGCCGACGTGGGCGCCGCGCTGGGGGCGCTCAAGGCCCGGCGGGACGGGCGCAGGACGCTGCTGCTCGGGCACTCCCTCGGCGGGCAGGCCGCCCTGCTGCATCTCGCCGTGCACGGCGGGCATGACGTCGACGGGCTGGCGCTGGTCGCCGTCGGCGTGCCGTGGTGGCGCAGCTACCCGGGCCTGCGCGGGTACGGCGTCCTGCCGTACACCCAGGGGATCGCGGCGACCGCCCGGCTGCTCGGCGTCTGGCCGGGCTGGGGCTTCGGCGGCCGGCAGGCGCGCGGCGTCATCCGGGACTGGGCGCACACGGCGCGGACCGGGCGCTTCCCGCACCTGGACGGGGTGGACGCCGAGGCGGCCGTGCGGGCGCTGCGCACCCCTGTGCTCGCGGTCAGCGTCGACGACGACCAGTACACCCCGCACGAGACCCTCGACCACCTGTGCGCGAAGCTGGCCGCGGCGCCCGTCGCCCGCGAGCGCTACACGGCGGCGCAGGCCGGTGCCCGGATGGACCACTTCACCTGGGTACGCGCGAGCGGGCCGCTGGCGGCCCGGGTGGCCCGCTTCGCGGCGGACCTGCCGGCCCGCTGA